One part of the Caldanaerobius fijiensis DSM 17918 genome encodes these proteins:
- the kdpB gene encoding potassium-transporting ATPase subunit KdpB: MNGIIKNAVLDSFKKLDPKSMIKNPIMFVVEIGTLISLLTTLFPTFFGSTAKDVWYNGTITLILFITVLFANFAEAIAEGRGKAQAETLKKTKKETIARVIDKNGKIYEKTSSELKKGDVVLVKAGELIPGDGEIIEGIAAIDESAITGESAPVIKEAGGDFSSVTGGTKVISNEIKIKITVSQGESFLDRMISLVEGANRQKSPNEIALTTLLVSLTIIFLAVVMSFRPIAAYMGINVSVTTLLALLVCLIPTTIGGLLSAIGIAGMDRVAKFNVIAKSGKAVEAAGDIDTMLLDKTGTITYGNRMADDFIPVGGHSKEEATYYAMLASLKDSTPEGRSIVELAKKRGVTISESVLKNARAIEFSAETRMSGLDLEDGTKVRKGASDMAIKFVKDAGGKVPDELNAEVDKICRLGGTPLVIVKNNEIIGVIYLKDTIKPGMQERFKQLRKMGIRTVMVTGDNPLTAATIAREAGVDDFIAESKPEDKIKAIKAEQAKGRLVAMTGDGTNDAPALAQADVGLAMNSGTMAAKEAANMVDLDSNPTKIIEVVAIGKQLLMTRGALTTFSIANDVAKYFAILPAIISGALPSINILNIMKLSSPQSAILSALIFNAVIIPALIPLAMKGVKYKPMSAGSLLLKNLLLYGLGGIITPFIGIKIIDVIISML, translated from the coding sequence ATGAACGGTATTATAAAAAATGCGGTTTTAGATTCTTTCAAAAAGCTGGATCCCAAATCTATGATAAAAAATCCCATAATGTTTGTGGTGGAAATTGGAACACTTATATCACTGCTCACAACTCTATTTCCCACTTTTTTTGGGAGTACAGCTAAAGACGTATGGTATAATGGCACTATTACCTTGATATTGTTCATAACCGTGTTGTTTGCTAACTTCGCTGAAGCGATTGCAGAAGGCCGAGGTAAGGCTCAGGCAGAAACCCTTAAAAAGACGAAAAAGGAAACAATAGCAAGGGTTATAGATAAAAATGGGAAAATATACGAAAAGACCTCATCAGAGCTGAAAAAGGGCGATGTGGTTTTAGTCAAGGCTGGCGAATTAATTCCCGGTGACGGCGAGATTATCGAGGGTATCGCAGCTATTGATGAATCAGCTATTACAGGTGAATCTGCTCCTGTGATCAAAGAAGCAGGTGGGGATTTTAGCTCTGTGACAGGCGGTACAAAGGTTATCAGCAACGAGATAAAGATTAAGATAACAGTGTCTCAAGGAGAATCATTTCTTGACAGGATGATAAGCCTGGTAGAAGGAGCTAATAGACAGAAATCGCCCAATGAAATAGCACTGACCACTTTATTGGTTAGCCTTACCATCATATTTTTGGCTGTTGTCATGAGTTTTAGACCCATCGCGGCATATATGGGGATTAATGTAAGTGTTACTACACTTCTGGCTTTGTTGGTATGCCTTATTCCTACTACTATTGGAGGCTTGTTATCTGCTATAGGTATAGCAGGTATGGATAGGGTTGCTAAATTTAATGTTATAGCTAAGTCGGGTAAAGCCGTGGAAGCAGCCGGAGATATAGATACGATGCTTTTAGATAAGACAGGTACCATAACTTATGGCAACAGGATGGCCGATGATTTCATTCCCGTTGGTGGGCATTCTAAAGAAGAGGCCACGTATTATGCCATGCTGGCGTCTTTAAAGGATTCTACCCCTGAAGGCAGATCAATAGTAGAACTGGCTAAAAAAAGAGGTGTCACTATCAGTGAAAGCGTGCTTAAGAATGCCAGGGCGATTGAATTTAGCGCAGAGACCAGAATGAGCGGGTTAGACCTTGAAGATGGCACTAAGGTGCGTAAGGGTGCTAGTGATATGGCTATCAAATTTGTCAAGGATGCCGGAGGTAAGGTACCTGATGAGTTAAATGCAGAGGTGGACAAAATATGTAGATTGGGCGGTACACCTCTTGTGATTGTGAAAAATAATGAGATAATTGGGGTTATATACTTAAAAGACACTATAAAGCCTGGCATGCAGGAGAGGTTTAAACAGCTGAGAAAAATGGGAATAAGGACTGTCATGGTAACAGGGGATAACCCTCTTACAGCAGCCACAATTGCCAGAGAAGCAGGAGTTGATGACTTTATTGCTGAGAGCAAGCCTGAAGATAAGATTAAGGCAATTAAAGCTGAACAAGCAAAAGGGCGTCTTGTGGCCATGACAGGAGATGGTACCAATGATGCTCCGGCACTGGCTCAGGCTGACGTGGGTCTTGCAATGAACAGTGGTACCATGGCGGCAAAAGAAGCGGCCAATATGGTGGATCTGGATTCAAATCCTACCAAGATAATCGAAGTGGTAGCCATAGGAAAACAGCTGCTTATGACCCGTGGTGCTCTTACTACTTTTAGTATTGCCAATGATGTAGCCAAGTACTTTGCTATACTGCCTGCAATTATATCAGGGGCTTTGCCTTCTATTAATATACTAAACATAATGAAACTGTCGTCGCCACAGAGCGCTATATTATCTGCGCTTATCTTTAATGCAGTGATTATACCTGCTCTTATACCGCTGGCTATGAAAGGGGTAAAGTATAAGCCTATGAGCGCGGGATCACTTCTTTTGAAAAACCTGCTGTTGTATGGACTTGGAGGTATTATTACGCCTTTTATTGGTATAAAAATAATTGATGTAATAATATCGATGTTGTAA